In the genome of Paenibacillus pabuli, one region contains:
- a CDS encoding pilus assembly protein, protein MKKKRFFSAVLLLSLTTAAVTACDSTSLTQENTSTPNSGVLLSKSTSTTPTNSLSEEENKPSHYIASGGATVQQPFSINPEFVHIKLLMKNNSSHEVNVSLTHLDNSEVYFARTIAAGESLDWININEGFTQGMRTGGYLLQWSGGGYNVDGEVWGAAGSDPDDTAPLSY, encoded by the coding sequence GTGAAAAAAAAGAGATTTTTTTCTGCTGTTTTATTATTATCTTTAACAACAGCGGCCGTAACTGCATGTGATTCAACAAGTCTAACTCAAGAGAATACCTCTACTCCAAATTCTGGCGTATTATTAAGCAAGTCTACAAGTACGACCCCTACTAATTCTTTAAGTGAAGAAGAGAATAAACCCTCACACTACATTGCTTCTGGAGGCGCAACAGTACAGCAGCCCTTTTCAATAAATCCGGAATTTGTACATATAAAACTTCTAATGAAGAACAATAGTAGTCATGAAGTCAATGTTAGTTTAACACACTTAGATAATAGTGAAGTGTATTTCGCTAGAACGATTGCTGCCGGGGAATCTCTGGATTGGATAAATATTAATGAAGGTTTCACACAAGGCATGCGTACTGGAGGCTACTTGCTTCAATGGAGTGGTGGCGGTTATAACGTTGATGGGGAAGTATGGGGAGCAGCTGGTTCAGACCCGGACGATACTGCTCCTCTATCTTATTGA
- a CDS encoding LysR family transcriptional regulator, producing MELRQLNTFCTVAATLNFTRAAEVLSYVPSNVTMQIKALEEELGVRLFDRLGKQLALTTAGKRFLTHAQEVLEKMDEARSVVHDNEKLSGTLTVSANEVVCSYRLPPVFQQFRSQHPGVRLIFRSVPNQELKQTLFEGTTDIVYMLDEPIRSSGLSVEPLVEETFRLLAAPDHPLAKRSVLELEDFHEEVFLTNEKGCPYRMMFDRSFEKEGIDSITYLEFQSAEAIKKCAISGIGIAFLPEIVVEAEVERGELVVLPWQIPDLQVFTQMLWHKDKWLSPIMLSFIEATRNVFHLQNENKTV from the coding sequence ATGGAATTGCGCCAACTGAATACGTTTTGCACGGTTGCTGCAACATTGAATTTCACGCGGGCAGCAGAGGTGCTGAGCTACGTTCCTTCGAACGTCACGATGCAAATTAAAGCATTGGAAGAGGAGCTGGGTGTCCGCCTCTTTGATCGGTTGGGCAAGCAGCTCGCGCTCACAACTGCGGGTAAACGATTTTTAACACACGCCCAAGAGGTTCTTGAAAAAATGGACGAAGCTCGTAGTGTTGTCCATGATAATGAAAAACTAAGTGGTACCTTAACGGTAAGTGCGAATGAGGTTGTTTGCTCCTACCGGCTTCCACCTGTTTTCCAACAGTTTCGTTCGCAGCATCCGGGAGTTCGTCTAATTTTCCGCTCAGTTCCGAATCAAGAGCTCAAGCAAACGCTCTTTGAGGGAACCACGGATATTGTTTATATGTTGGATGAACCCATTCGCTCGAGTGGACTTTCCGTTGAGCCGCTCGTAGAAGAGACTTTCCGTTTGTTGGCTGCTCCAGATCATCCACTTGCTAAGCGAAGTGTGCTAGAGTTGGAAGATTTTCATGAAGAAGTGTTTTTGACCAATGAAAAGGGTTGCCCATATCGAATGATGTTTGACCGATCTTTTGAGAAAGAAGGCATTGATAGCATCACGTATCTGGAGTTTCAAAGTGCTGAAGCCATTAAAAAATGTGCAATTTCTGGAATCGGTATTGCCTTTCTTCCTGAAATTGTTGTGGAAGCTGAAGTTGAACGCGGAGAACTTGTTGTCCTTCCATGGCAAATTCCGGATTTGCAGGTGTTCACACAGATGTTGTGGCATAAAGACAAGTGGCTTTCACCAATCATGTTATCTTTCATTGAAGCAACAAGGAATGTTTTTCATTTACAGAATGAGAATAAAACCGTATAG
- a CDS encoding GNAT family N-acetyltransferase — MRCYLNEVTQNDFEDVVQIYTNEQVRKYLGGIIPEEHTHAKFLDTLNRNDKTDSFYWVVRLKKSNQFIGLVSLDKHIDGGTELSYEFLPSYWGQGLASEVTIRVIKYAFAELGISKLLAETQIANLGSCKLLERVGMKIERTIQRFGAEQGIFLLQNDGVSLS; from the coding sequence TTGAGGTGTTATCTTAATGAAGTAACTCAGAATGATTTCGAAGATGTGGTTCAGATATATACCAACGAGCAAGTTAGAAAATATCTAGGCGGAATCATTCCTGAAGAACATACTCATGCAAAATTTCTCGATACTTTAAATCGTAATGATAAAACAGATTCGTTTTATTGGGTTGTCCGGTTAAAAAAGAGTAATCAATTTATTGGGTTGGTATCCCTGGATAAGCATATTGATGGTGGGACAGAATTGTCATATGAATTTCTTCCTTCCTACTGGGGGCAAGGGTTAGCATCAGAAGTTACCATTAGAGTTATTAAATATGCTTTCGCGGAGTTGGGAATAAGCAAACTTTTGGCTGAAACACAAATCGCAAATTTAGGTTCATGCAAACTTTTAGAGCGAGTAGGAATGAAAATTGAAAGGACAATCCAGAGGTTTGGAGCAGAACAAGGGATTTTTTTGTTACAAAATGATGGGGTATCATTAAGCTAA
- a CDS encoding alpha/beta fold hydrolase encodes MDYEIFNLGDVLLQSGVTIPNAFLAYKTYGKLNEQKDNVIVYPTAFGDQHVQNEWLIGSGMALDPEKYFIIVPNLLGNGLSSSPSNTPPPFDRANFPQVTIYDNVRFQHQLLTEKFGIQKIALVVGWSMGGIQAFQWGASYPEMVERIAPFGGIAKPWPHTYVVLEGVKSSLLSAVGFDSSKLNQLTSADMRAVGRVYAGWGLSHAFYREELYREMGFDSLEDFVAGVWENSFMNMDPHNVLAMLWTGQHADISANSSYNEDFDKALISIKALACIMPGSTDLFCTADDNAYEAARIPNASLNPIQSIWGHFAGRGINSADNKFIDDNLKHLLSLRANE; translated from the coding sequence ATGGACTATGAAATTTTTAACTTGGGTGATGTACTCTTACAATCAGGAGTGACGATACCAAATGCTTTTCTTGCTTATAAAACATACGGAAAATTAAATGAACAGAAGGATAATGTGATTGTCTATCCAACGGCTTTTGGGGATCAGCATGTTCAAAATGAATGGCTCATTGGCAGCGGGATGGCACTTGATCCAGAGAAATATTTTATTATCGTTCCCAATTTGCTGGGCAATGGGCTATCTTCCTCTCCCAGTAACACGCCTCCTCCATTCGATCGGGCTAACTTTCCACAGGTAACGATCTATGACAACGTACGATTTCAGCATCAACTGCTGACCGAAAAATTCGGAATTCAGAAGATTGCTCTCGTCGTTGGATGGTCCATGGGCGGCATTCAGGCATTTCAATGGGGGGCAAGTTACCCGGAGATGGTCGAACGGATTGCACCTTTCGGAGGTATCGCCAAACCTTGGCCTCACACATATGTAGTGCTGGAAGGTGTAAAATCCTCACTGCTATCTGCAGTCGGCTTCGACTCAAGTAAACTAAACCAGTTGACTTCTGCAGACATGCGCGCCGTTGGTCGGGTGTATGCGGGATGGGGATTATCACATGCGTTTTATCGAGAAGAGCTTTATCGTGAAATGGGATTTGATTCATTGGAGGATTTTGTAGCTGGTGTCTGGGAAAATAGCTTTATGAATATGGATCCACATAACGTCCTAGCCATGTTATGGACAGGCCAGCATGCAGACATTAGTGCCAACTCTTCCTATAACGAAGATTTTGATAAGGCACTTATAAGCATAAAGGCATTGGCTTGCATTATGCCGGGAAGTACTGATCTCTTCTGCACAGCGGACGATAATGCATATGAAGCTGCACGTATCCCTAATGCTAGTCTTAACCCGATTCAGTCAATCTGGGGTCACTTTGCCGGCCGCGGTATCAACAGTGCCGATAATAAATTCATCGATGACAATCTGAAACACTTGTTGTCACTTCGCGCTAACGAATAG